ACGAAGTCCCGGATGGAGCAACGGCTGATCGTTCCGACGGTCGAGGACAGCGGGATGGCACAGGAGCGGTGGGAGCGGCTCTGGAACAAGAACTGGGAGATCCTCCTCGCGGTGCTGCACAACGAGGACTTCCCCCTCCTGCGGGACTCCCAGCGCGGCATGGGCAGTGCGGACGCCGGCGACATGTTGCTCGGCCGCAACGAGATCGCCAACCAGGTGTTCCGCAGGGAGATCAAGAAACTCGTCGCCACCGGGCGGTCGAACATCGGCTGACCCATGGTGACCCGACGTGTTGGGCCGAATCGCCCACCCGTCGGCGCTGTCCGAATTATCCTAATTGCGTTAGATGACGGCCACGGCCGCACCCGATGACACCAACCGTCGCACAGACACCGGATGAAGGAAGAACGATGACCGCAACGATCGGAGCCGCCCTGGACTGGTGGGCCCGCACCAAGGGAGACACCGACGCGGTGGTGTTCTCCGAATCCTCGCTCACCTACCGGGATCTGAGGGACTGGAGCAGCCGGGTGGCTCGACTCCTCGTCGAGGAACGCGGTGTCGCCGAGGGGGATCGGGTCGGTGTGCTGGGTCCCAACTCGCTCGAGTGGCCGGTCGCGTCGCTCGGTGTGCTCAAGTCCGGGGCTGTACTCGTCCCGTTGAACAGCCGGTACAAGCCGGCCGAGCTGCGGAAGATCGCCGACGACGCGGGGATCTCGGTGGTGATCGCGGCTCCGGGATTCGAACAGCTCGCCGAGGACACCGCTGCCATCGGGGAGGAGTTCACGGTCATCTCCTACGCGGAGCTCGACGGACTCCGATCGGGTGGGGCAGACGACTTCCGCGTCGATCGCGAGCCCGATGAACCGACCACGGTTCTGTTCACGAGTGGATCGACGGGGCTGTCGAAGGGGGTGATCCTGACCAACCGCACGCTGCTGTCGATCGTGCTGGAGAACACCCTCACCGAGGAGGGTTTCCGGCCGGGCACGACGACGCTGCTCGTACTCCCGCTGGCGTTCACCCCGGGCCTCGTCTACGGACTTCTGATCACCACCGTTCTCGGGGGAACGCTGATCGTCGAACCCGAATTGAATCCGTCCAACGCCGTGACGTTGCTCGAGAAGCATGCGGTCAAGGCGATCTTCGGGGTGCCGCTCATCTTCGAGGCGATCTCGCGCGCACCGGAATTCGTCGACGCGGACCTCAGCTCGCTCAAGACGGCGATCGTCGGCGGCGCCGCCGTGCCCGGCCAGCTTCTCAAGCGATGGGCCGACAAAGGCGTACTGCTGCGCCAGATCTACGGCATGACCGAAGCGGGTGGCGTGGCCACCGCGACGATCCGTGACGAGGCGCTGGAGTTCCCGGATCGTTGCGGCACGGGCTCGATCTTCACCGAGGTGAAGGTGTTCACCCCGGAGGGAGAGCCGGCCGCGCCGGGCGAGCAGGGGGAGCTGGTCGTCCGCGGACCGGGTGTGACACCCGGTTACTGGAACGACCCGGAATCGACGTCACAGGCGATACGCGACGGGTGGTTGCACAGTGGTGACCTCGGGGTCAGCGACCCCGAGGGCCGGGTGCAATTCGTCGATCGACTGAAGGATCTGATCATCTCGGGCGGGATCAACATCTCCCCGGTCGAACTGGAGATCGCCATCGGCGCGATCGACGGCGTCGCCGAAGTGTCGGTGATCGCTGCGCACGACGACCGATTCGGCGAGACCCCCGCCGCCATCGTCACCGTCTCGAAGGATCTCGACGCCGACACGATCGTCGCCCACTGCGAGAAGGTCCTCGCCGACTTCAAGGTCCCGCGATATGTGGTGATCCGCCAGGATCCGCTCCCGCGTCTGCCCTCCGGCAAGATCGCCAAGACGATGATCCGCGACGAATACAAGGACGTCGACACCCGATTCAGCAAGGTGCGCTGACCGTCTGCTGACCACAGCTCGGCCACGAGGCATCACCGACCCCGGTGATGCCTCGTACCATCTGTTACGCCGAACCTGCTGGTCGCTACAACGGACGGAATGCGTTTCTTGTATCGTGACCGATGAAACGCAGGAGGTGAACGGTGGCGCGGCGTAAAACAGGCAATGTCCTCAGCGAGGACGTCGACGAGGCCCGTAAACAGATCATGGTCGCGGCCGAGCGCGTGTTCCAGCGTTACGGGGTCGCCAAGACCACGATGGACGACATCGGTCGGGAGGCGGGAGTCTCGCGTCCCACGGTGTACCGGTACTTCGGTGATCGGGACACGCTGATCTCCGCACTCATCGAACGTCGCGCCCGCATGCTCTTCGTCAAGGCGCGAAAGTTCCTGCTGGATCAGGAGACGTTCGCGGATCAACTCGTCGAGGGGTTGATCTTCCTCGTCGACCGCGGTCGCAAAGATCCGCTCGTCCGCATCCTGGTCAGTCCCGAGCACATGCAGATGGCCGAACCGCTCGTCGGCAGTTCGGGTCTCGCGGCGCGGCTCACCGCAGAGATGTGGGAGCCGGTCATCGACCGGGCCGTCGAGCGTGGTGAGGTCCGCCCGGATCTGGACAAACAGAAGATGGCGGAGTGGATCGCACTGGTGCAGTTCATCCTGGTCGGTCGGCTCGACTTCGATCGCCCGGACGATCCGGTCCATCGTGAGATGCTGCGGGACTTCGTCCTACCGGCCTTTCTCCCGTCGGCCGTGCCGGCCGCGGAGCGCCTGACCTGATATCCGGGAGTCCGATCAGACAGACAGACGACGTCGCCCCTCGCGGAGGAGAGGCGACGTCGTCTGTCATCCGTCAGCGGTTGTTGTAGCCCGCGTCGACCGGCAAGGTGACGCCGGTGATGTAGCGGGCCTCGTCCGAGGCCAGGAAAACCATCGCGTTGCTCACGTCGACGGCCTCGATCAGTTCGACCGGCATCGGGTTCTTGTACGCCTCGTCGTTCGCGACCTCCGGATGGGAGTTCACGAACTCGCCGTACTCGGCATTGGCCACCATGGGGGTGTTGACCCCGGTCGGGTGGATGGTGTTGACGCGGATCGATTCTTTCGCCAACTGCTTGGAGAACAGTCGCATCAGGCCGACGACACCGTGTTTGGATGCCGAGTACCCCGCCTGTCCCGCAAAGGTGTTGAGCCCCATGCTCGTCAGGCCGGCAGCGGAACTGGTGATGATGATCGAGCCACCCTCGCCCTGCGCGACGAGCCGCGGTGTGGCGATGTCGAGGACGTTCCAGACCCCGGTGAGCATCACGTCGATGGCATCGTGCCACGCCTGGGACTGCTCGCCCGGGCCGATCACCGGCATGATCCCGGCGTTGGCGATGACGATGTCGAGGCGACCGAACTGTTCGGTGCCCAGATCGAGGATGCGTCCGATGTCCTCGCGATTCCGTACATCGCCGACCGACGTGACGATCTGGCCGCCAACGGCCTTCACGAGTCGTTCGGTCTCGGCGAGATCTTCGCGGGTGGCCATCGGGTAGAACACGGACGGGATCTGATCGCAGATGTCGAGCCCGATGATCGACGCACCCTCCTCGGCCATCCGGATGGCGTGCGACCGTCCCTGTCCGCGGGCCACGCCCGTGATGAAGACGACCTTGCCGTCGAGTCTCTGCATGTCGGTTCCTTTCTCGCCGGGCCTCTTCTGGGCACGGGGGCATCCGAGTGTGACACCACTCACAAGCAGTAAAACTAACACCAGTAGATTGATGTTGGCAACACCCGCGCCGAGGCACAGGTCTGAGCCGGCCAAGGGGACGCCGCAGGCCGCTGAACTGGGTCAACTGTTCAGAAGTGATTGACATCACGTCTGAACACTATGTATGCTCGGCGTGTTCAAACGCCCAGGATCGCCGCCCGTTACGCGAACGATGACGTTTGGACAGCGGCGGAGCTGATGACAAATAACGATTGACGTATCGCGTCTCATGTAGGTATACACATAGACGTTGTGATGCAGCACACGTGATCAGCCCGGTGTGGTCGCCGCATCAACGAACGGCCCACGCCTGCAGTACCCGACTCGACAGTCCGAGACGACGAATACCGACCGCTTCCGCGGATCGGCAGCCGACAGAGGTAGGAGGAAGGTGTGATGGGCGCAGTTGCGCTTCGCGCAGGTCGCGCATCGCCACGGGGGGCGATCAAGGTACAGAGGATTGCGGCAGGTGTCCTGGACCGTCTGATCCGGAGCATCAACACTCTGGGCCGCTCTGCCCGGCTCGCCGCGGATGTCTTCCGGTTCTCCGTCACCGACTCGCTGGCGCTTCGACTTCCGGTCGGCGAGGTCATCGAGCAGATGTGGAAGCTCTTCAAGGTCACCGCGCTGCCGGCGCTGTTGATGGCCGTGCCGATCGGCGCGGAGGTCTCGGTTCAGGTCGGCGGCGTGATGGACCAGGTCGGTGCCAACTCGCTGGCCGGAGCCGCCAGCGGTCTCGGTGTCGTCGGCCAGGGGGCTCCCATGGCCGCGGGCCTGCTGATGAGTGGTGCCGCGGCGTCCGCCATCGCATCCGACCTCGGAGCCAGGTCGATTCGCGAAGAGATCGAGGCGATGCGGGTCATGGGCGTCAACCCGATCCAGCGGCTCATCGTCCCGCGATTTCTCGCGATGTTGATGATCGCGCCCGCCCTGTGCATCATCATCATCGCGTCGGGCGTGGCCGCCGGCCTGGCGATCTCGGCAAACGTGAACGACGTGGTCCCGGCAAGCTTCTGGCAGTCGTTCGGTGCCTTCGCGACACCGACCGATCTGGCGTTCTCGATGCTCAAGGCAGTGCTGTTCGCGATCCTCGTCGTCATCATCGCCAGCCTGCGAGGGCTCGAGGCGAAAGGCGGCCCGAAGGGTGTCGCGAACGCGGTGAACGCCTCCGTGGTGCTGTCCGTGTTCTGCATCTTCATGACCAATTTGATGGTCAGCCAGTTGCAGACGATGTTCTTCCCGCCGAGGCTGGCCTGAGATGGCGTCGTTGACCGGTGAACCGGCAGGCGCCAACCTCCTCACCAGAGGGGTGCAGGGGATCGGCCGAGGACTCCTCGGCATCGCGATGGAGATCGGGCAGATTGTCGTCTTCGTCTGGAAGACCATCGTTCTGTTGCCCACCACGATCCGTCACTACCGCAAGCAGACGGCCAAGACGATGAACGACATGGCCTGGGGGAGCGGATCTCTCATCGTCGACGGCGGCGTGGTGAGTCTGATGTTCTTCCTGGGGGTCGCCGTCGGGGCGGTCGTGGCCATCCAGGCGTTCATGGCGTTCGACCTCCTCGGTTTCGGTGCGCTCACCGGCATCATCGGCTCGTTCGGCAACATCCGCGTCATCGCGCCCATCATCACCGGTATCGGATTCGCGGCGCAGGCGGGGTGTCGGATGACCGCGGAGATCGGGGCCATGCGGATCTCGGAGGAGATCGACGCCACCGAGTCGATGGGCCTTCGCGCCATCCCGTTCGTCGTCGGGACCCGCCTCGTCGGCGGAATGCTGGTGGTACTGCCCAGCTATCTGATGGCGCTGGTGGTCAGCTTCATCACCGGCGGTTTGATCATCAAACTGTTCCACGAGCAACCGAGTGGGACCTACGACCACTACTTCGCTCAGTTCGTCACGCTGCCCGACCTCATCGCCTCGGTGATCAAGGCGCTGGTGTTCTGTGCCGTGGTGACGATGATCCATTGCTACTACGGCTATTTCGCCAACGGCGGGCCGGCGGGGGTCGGTTCGGCGTCGGGCCGTGCGATCCGCGCGAGCCTGGTGGCGATCGTCGTACTGAACTTCTTGATGACCGTCGCGATTTGGGGCCTGAACCCCGAGTTGCCCTTCAGAGGATGACATGGCCAGGCACACGAGCCAGGATTTCATCCGCGGGGATCTCCGCGGACAGTTACGCACACTTGGAGTGGTGGGCACAGCCAGTATCGCGGTGATTGTGCTCGTCGTCGCGGTCGCGTGGATCGTCTACCCCAAGGCGACAGAGCCCGAGGGCACCCGGGTCCAGTTGGTGATCCCGGCGCTCGGTCCGGGGGTCAAGGTGGGCTCCAAGGTCCTCCTCCGCGGAGCCGAGGTCGGCGAGGTGACCAGCGTATCCTCCCCTCGCGCAGGCGATGTCCAGGTGGACGTCGTTCTCCGGCCATCGGCGACCTCGGTGCTGAGCGACAGTCTCGATGTCGACTTCCGGCCCGAGAACTATTTCGGCATCACCGCGGTCAACCTCATCGAGAAGTCCGGCGGAGCGCCCCTGCGCGACGGTCAGGTGCTGGCACGGGACTCGTCCCCCGACTACACGATGTCGACGATGCTCGAGCGAGGGTCGCTCGTCGTCGACGGCACCCTGACGAAGGACATGATCGCGAGTCTGGACAAGGCGATCCGGTACGCCAACGGACTCGCTCCCTTGATCCGGTCGGGCATCATCGTCGCGGACACCGTCGCCAAGACCCAGCGGCAGATGCCCATCACGCTGATCCGCCGTATGAATGCGGTACTCGACGAGTTCCCGGCGTTCAACCGACAGGTCACCAGTGCGCTCTATGCGATCACGGAGAGTCCCTACAACAAGTTGCCGGACGGTAGCCGGGGGGTCGACGACGCGTTCCACAAGGAGACCGACGCAGCGCTCGAGATCGCGTCGAGCGACCTGTTCGGCAAGGCGGGTGCGCTGCTGGCGTCCCATGACAGCGAATTGACCCCTTTGACAACACTTCTGGAGAAGATGGCCGATCCACTGCCCGGCGTGATCGGCGGCGGGGTGACGATGGACAAGACGGTTGCGCTCATCGACGGTCTGGAGAGCGCGTTCGTCGGGACCAAGGATCAGCAGACCCTCCAGTTGCGTATCGTCCTCGACTCCATGCCCGCCGTCGCAGGTCCGTTGGCACAGATGGGCGTCACGCAACGCCTGCCGAGAAAGGGGAGGTGACCATGTCGCACAGGACGCAGACGATCGTCTCCGCTGTGAAGGTGCTGGCGGTGGCAACCATCACCGTGCTGTTGTTCGTCCTCGTGATCAATGCCATGCGCAATCCCGTACAGGTCGAGACCAGCTCGTACTCAGCCGATTTCACCGACGCCTCCGGTCTGAACGTGAACGGGGACGTGCGGATGAAGGGCATGCGGATCGGAAAGGTGACTTCCGTCGAGCTGCGAGAGGTGGACGGCCGGCCGGTGGCCCATGTCGCCTTCACGATGGGTAGCGAGCACCAGCTGACCGATACGACAGCGCTCGCCATCAAGTATCAGAACCTGACCGGTGTGCGCTACGTCGACGTGTCCGAGGGTGAGAATCCCGGGCGACCCGTGTCGTCGATCCCGGCGAGCAAGACGACGCCGTCGTTCGACATCACCGAACTGTTCAACGGTCTGCAGCCGGTCCTGTCCACGATGAACACGCAACAGGTGAACGAGTTCAGCGAGAATGCCATCGCTCTGCTGCAAGGGGATGGATCAGGCCTCGGGCCGATGCTGGACAACGCGCAGAAACTCGCATCCTTCGCGGACGATCGCCAACGGGTCATCGAGACGCTCGCCCGCAACATGGGACGGATCTCGGACTCGATGGGCGGTCGGTCGAAGTACGTGCTGCAGTTCCTCCATGCGGTGAATCTGCCGATCAGCAACGCGATGACGGTCCTCGACGAGTTCCCGAAGACCGCGACCTACGGACCGGCGTTGCTCGAGCCGATCGAGCGCATCCTGAAGTCCCTGGGAGTGAGTCCTGAGCTGGACGTCGACGTCTTGCTGACGTCGGTGTTCCACTCCATGACGGATGCACTGAACTCGTTCAAGCTCATGCCGAGCGCGCTGGCCGGGTTGCAGATCTCGAACTCGGGGCGGTCGACGTCGACCGGATGCAGCAAGGGTCGCGCACAACTGCCGACTGACGTCCAGGTCCTACTGAACGGGAGCGGGGTCGTGCTGTGCGCGAAGTGAGACAACGCAGATTCGGCGACCGGGTCAAGAACGCATGGTCCAGCGACGCCCTGTTGGGTGTCGGGGTCATCGTCGTCGTGGTCGCCATCCTGGCCACGTTGGGAATCTTCTACCTGCGGCCGGCGAACCAGAAGACCATCGCGTTCGAGACGACCGATGCCTCCGCCATCACCACCGGCCAAGACGTCCGAGTGGCAGGCATCAGCGTCGGCAAGGTGTCCGACGTGACCCTCGAACCGAACCGGGTCAAGGTGTCCATGCGGGTCGACGAGTCGACCGCAGTCGGCGATCAGTCACGCGTCGAGGTGCGGATGCTGACCCCTGTCGGCGGATACGCGATCACCCTGATCCCCATGGGGACACAGGCATCCGCAGGAGTGATCCCCGCCGACCGTGTCGCCGTGCCGTACTCGATCGGTGACGTCCTGCAGAGTGCGCCGACGGTCACCGATCAAGTCGACGCCACCGACGTCAACGCGAATCTCGAACAGGTGGCGAGCGCACTGCAATCAAACTCCACATCACTGCGGTCGATCGTCGAGGGGATGAACGCCGTCACGGGAGTCTTCGACCGACAACGAGCCCAGATGCACCGGGTTGCCGCGCTTGCGAGCGAATACCTGCAGAACTTCAATGCCAACCGGGAGTTCGTGTTCGACCTCATCCGGAAGATCGACATCGTGGTGACGACGTACAACAACAACGCGGCGGGCTTCAATTACACCTATTACCTGCTGGGCATGATCCTCAGTCGGGTGATGCCGTTCGAGAAGTTCTACCTCAAGCACAGCGATCTCGTGCGCACGAACATCTATGCGATCCGTGATGCGATCACCGAGATGCAGAAGCACATGGGACCTGCGTTGGACAATCTCCTGGCGATGCGTGATCAGCTCGCGAAGTGGTTGACGCCGAACGGTATCCGTGAGATCGGTGGCGGCACGATCCTCGCCTCGGACGTCTGCGTGCCGATTCCCGGACGGAGGTGCTGAGATGGGAACACACAAAATGAGCAGGCGGTCGCTTGCCGCGATCGGTGCAGTCGTGGTCGTCGCGATCGGTGCGACCCTGGGCCTCGGGATCAGCAGGGCCGCCGACCGCACCGGTGGAGCGGGTACCGGAGGAGACGGTTTCTGTGCCGAGATGACCGATGCCATCGGGCTCTACGTGGGCAACCCGGTCACCCAGATGGGCATGCCGGTCGGTGAGGTCACCGGCATACGATCCGCCGGGGACCACGTCCAGGTCACCTTCGATCTGCGGTCGGGCCGGGACTACCCGGCCGACGTGCAGGCGGTGACCCGATCCAAATCGCTCCTCGCGGACCGAACCCTGGAACTCGTCGGAAACTATTCCGGCGGAACGACTCTGAGATCCGGAGAGTGTATCGCGGGGTCGCGAACACACACTCCGAAGAGCATTTCCGAGATCACCGGCTCCGCATCCGATTTCATCAAGAACCTGACCAAATCGGGTACCGATGACGTCGGAGGCACGATCAACGGACTCGACAAGGCTCTCGCGGGTACCGCACCGGACGCGGAGAACGTGTTCCGCCACGCGGCGGCCGCATCGAAGAACCCGGATCAGTTCATCGCCGACATCGGCGCCTCGATCGCGAACATGGCTCCGCTCACCGACAACGCATTACGTCAGTGGCCGCAGATCATGTCGATCCTGAACCAGATGCCGGACGTGGCGAGCCTGGGAACAGAGTTGTTCGCGTCCGTCTCCAAGTTCGACCGCGGGGTCGGCTGGACGGTGGCGACCATCTATGACATCCAGCGCAACTACGGCTCGATCCTGTGGCCATTGATGCACGGGCCGGTGACCGACCTGATCACCTTGGCGGCCGCACGCGCACCGGATCTTCAGAAGTTGTACGGAATGGTGCCGTCCATCGCCACTGCCCTGCGGCAGCAGGAGAATGCTGCTGGCGGACTCTCCTTGCCCTACAAGGCACCTGGGGTCTCGGTCTCGGCAGCTCAATGCCGCGCGCTCGGTGCGGCGTGCTCGGCCGAGGGCCGTACAGGCTCGGTGAACCTCCTGAACCTCATCCTGCAGAAGGCGGCGACACGGTGACGATCCTGGGAGCGACCTCCATGCGAACGACTTTGCGTACGTGGCTCTGTCTGTTGGCACTTCTACCCGTTCTGCTGGTCAGCGGATGTGCCTTCGGCCCCAACGACCTTCCCTCGGTGCGGGCGGGCGTCAGCCAGGATTTCGACGTCACACTGCAGTTCGACAGCGTCCTGAATCTCCCGGCGGGCGCGGACGCGATGATGAATGGACTTCGGGTGGGGCAGGTCCGGTCGACCGCGGTCACCGATGACGGTGTCGATGTGAAAGTGGGACTTACGCAGGATGCCCGCGTGCCCGCCGATACGACGGCGATCATCCGGCAGAACACGCTACTCGGTGACACCTATCTCGCCCTGACGCCGGAGGCGCGTGACACCGGTCAATCCGGGTACCTGGCCGAAGGAAGTGTGGTACCGAAGTCGCGCACGACGTCACCGCCGCAATTGGAGGACACGATCGCCGTACTCGCATACTTCGTCAACGGCGGCAGCATCCAGAAGGTCCAGGACACGATGGCGACCCTGAACAAGACGTTGCCCCAGTTGAAGGACGTCCGGAAGATGGCGTCGACTGTGTCCGCCGACCTCGACGACCTGGCGGACAGTACCTCCGAGATCGACCGCCTGCTCGTCGGCTTGGATCGAACGTCCACCTCGTTCACCGATCGGAAGGATCAGATCGCTGCGGTGTTCGGTGAACAGGGCGCGGATTTCTGGACTCGTGTCTCCAAGTCGGTTGTCGGACACATCAGTACGTTGCTCCCGTCGGTGGGTTCGATCTTCGTCGGCGGACTGTGGCTGATCCCGATGCTCACCTCGGTCGCCGAGACCACCGAGGCGGGCCGCGGGATGTGGGACAAGGGCCCGGCGACGGCAGCCCGGCTGTCCGACTTCCTACGAACAACGATCCTGCCGTTCGCGGAGAAGCCGTCGGTCAATGTCACGTCGGTCCAGAATCGGGACGGCGATCAACTCGTCGGCGACGCCACCACGGTCCTGCGGATGCTTGGGGCGGTTCGATGATCACCAAGACCAGAGTCTCCGTGCTCGCCATGCTCGTCCTCGCCGCAGTGTCGGTCGCCTACATCATGAATGTCGGTCTGCACGTGCGTACCCCGAGTGAGCGGTCCGCGTCGTTGGTGGTCCCCGACACGAACGGGATCATGACCGGGTCCCGGGTGTTGTTGCGCGGCATCGAGATAGGTCACGTCGTCGGTATCGACCAGACCGCGACAGGCGTGAAGTTGACCCTGAATTACGACCAGGCTCAGCAGATCCCGGTCGACAGCAGGTTCCGCGTGGACAACCTCTCCGCCCTCGGCGAGGCCTACGTGGCGGTTCTGCCCGAGACGGCTGCGGGTCCCTACCTGGCGGAGAATGCCACGATCGATACGGATCGTGTCTCCGTCCCGACCACGTTCAAGGAACTGTCCGAGCAGCTCACAGTCCTCCTGCAGCAGACCGATTCGGACGCGGTCCGGCGGATCTTCGGCACGGTGGACGAGGGTCTCCCCGACGGGGTCGATGTGCTCGGTACCCTGAACCGGGCCGGCGGACTGCTGTCCGGTGAGCTGACGCAGCAGTCGGACTCGTTCATCACGTTGCTCAGCACGATGCAGCCACTGCTGATGAGATCGGCCCCCATCCCTGCCCTGATGCGGGAGACCTCGCCGAGAATGCTGGGCTTCGGTACGGGTTTCGAGGAGCTGCTGGCCTCCGTCCGGGACGCCACGGTGACCGGACCGCTGCTTGCCGGTATCCGCGACGGCGGTAGTCCGCTGTTCACCGAGCTGCAGAAGTTCCTCGACGAGAACTCGGCACACCTCAACGTGATCGGGGTCAATCTTCTGCCTGCCGCCCAGGCGGGGGCTGCATCGCTCCGCACCGTCGACGTGGGCGCCGTCCTCGATCGCGCACTCGCCGCGACCACACCGAGAGGTGCCCTCACCGTGCGGGTCCCGGCGGGAGGTCGTTGATGGTCGACCGCACCGACGAGAGCGACTCAGGAACCGAGAACGACCCAGACACCGGACAAGGTGAACAACACCGGAAGGAGGCCGACGCCATGTCGACCACGACCACCGAGACCACGACCGAGAAGACAGCCGCAACAACCGAAGACGTCAACCCGGAATCCGACAAGGCCCCGGAATC
This sequence is a window from Gordonia insulae. Protein-coding genes within it:
- a CDS encoding class I adenylate-forming enzyme family protein, whose product is MTATIGAALDWWARTKGDTDAVVFSESSLTYRDLRDWSSRVARLLVEERGVAEGDRVGVLGPNSLEWPVASLGVLKSGAVLVPLNSRYKPAELRKIADDAGISVVIAAPGFEQLAEDTAAIGEEFTVISYAELDGLRSGGADDFRVDREPDEPTTVLFTSGSTGLSKGVILTNRTLLSIVLENTLTEEGFRPGTTTLLVLPLAFTPGLVYGLLITTVLGGTLIVEPELNPSNAVTLLEKHAVKAIFGVPLIFEAISRAPEFVDADLSSLKTAIVGGAAVPGQLLKRWADKGVLLRQIYGMTEAGGVATATIRDEALEFPDRCGTGSIFTEVKVFTPEGEPAAPGEQGELVVRGPGVTPGYWNDPESTSQAIRDGWLHSGDLGVSDPEGRVQFVDRLKDLIISGGINISPVELEIAIGAIDGVAEVSVIAAHDDRFGETPAAIVTVSKDLDADTIVAHCEKVLADFKVPRYVVIRQDPLPRLPSGKIAKTMIRDEYKDVDTRFSKVR
- a CDS encoding TetR/AcrR family transcriptional regulator, producing MARRKTGNVLSEDVDEARKQIMVAAERVFQRYGVAKTTMDDIGREAGVSRPTVYRYFGDRDTLISALIERRARMLFVKARKFLLDQETFADQLVEGLIFLVDRGRKDPLVRILVSPEHMQMAEPLVGSSGLAARLTAEMWEPVIDRAVERGEVRPDLDKQKMAEWIALVQFILVGRLDFDRPDDPVHREMLRDFVLPAFLPSAVPAAERLT
- a CDS encoding mycofactocin-coupled SDR family oxidoreductase, with amino-acid sequence MQRLDGKVVFITGVARGQGRSHAIRMAEEGASIIGLDICDQIPSVFYPMATREDLAETERLVKAVGGQIVTSVGDVRNREDIGRILDLGTEQFGRLDIVIANAGIMPVIGPGEQSQAWHDAIDVMLTGVWNVLDIATPRLVAQGEGGSIIITSSAAGLTSMGLNTFAGQAGYSASKHGVVGLMRLFSKQLAKESIRVNTIHPTGVNTPMVANAEYGEFVNSHPEVANDEAYKNPMPVELIEAVDVSNAMVFLASDEARYITGVTLPVDAGYNNR
- a CDS encoding ABC transporter permease, which gives rise to MGAVALRAGRASPRGAIKVQRIAAGVLDRLIRSINTLGRSARLAADVFRFSVTDSLALRLPVGEVIEQMWKLFKVTALPALLMAVPIGAEVSVQVGGVMDQVGANSLAGAASGLGVVGQGAPMAAGLLMSGAAASAIASDLGARSIREEIEAMRVMGVNPIQRLIVPRFLAMLMIAPALCIIIIASGVAAGLAISANVNDVVPASFWQSFGAFATPTDLAFSMLKAVLFAILVVIIASLRGLEAKGGPKGVANAVNASVVLSVFCIFMTNLMVSQLQTMFFPPRLA
- a CDS encoding MlaE family ABC transporter permease; the encoded protein is MEIGQIVVFVWKTIVLLPTTIRHYRKQTAKTMNDMAWGSGSLIVDGGVVSLMFFLGVAVGAVVAIQAFMAFDLLGFGALTGIIGSFGNIRVIAPIITGIGFAAQAGCRMTAEIGAMRISEEIDATESMGLRAIPFVVGTRLVGGMLVVLPSYLMALVVSFITGGLIIKLFHEQPSGTYDHYFAQFVTLPDLIASVIKALVFCAVVTMIHCYYGYFANGGPAGVGSASGRAIRASLVAIVVLNFLMTVAIWGLNPELPFRG
- a CDS encoding MlaD family protein — encoded protein: MGTASIAVIVLVVAVAWIVYPKATEPEGTRVQLVIPALGPGVKVGSKVLLRGAEVGEVTSVSSPRAGDVQVDVVLRPSATSVLSDSLDVDFRPENYFGITAVNLIEKSGGAPLRDGQVLARDSSPDYTMSTMLERGSLVVDGTLTKDMIASLDKAIRYANGLAPLIRSGIIVADTVAKTQRQMPITLIRRMNAVLDEFPAFNRQVTSALYAITESPYNKLPDGSRGVDDAFHKETDAALEIASSDLFGKAGALLASHDSELTPLTTLLEKMADPLPGVIGGGVTMDKTVALIDGLESAFVGTKDQQTLQLRIVLDSMPAVAGPLAQMGVTQRLPRKGR
- a CDS encoding MlaD family protein codes for the protein MSHRTQTIVSAVKVLAVATITVLLFVLVINAMRNPVQVETSSYSADFTDASGLNVNGDVRMKGMRIGKVTSVELREVDGRPVAHVAFTMGSEHQLTDTTALAIKYQNLTGVRYVDVSEGENPGRPVSSIPASKTTPSFDITELFNGLQPVLSTMNTQQVNEFSENAIALLQGDGSGLGPMLDNAQKLASFADDRQRVIETLARNMGRISDSMGGRSKYVLQFLHAVNLPISNAMTVLDEFPKTATYGPALLEPIERILKSLGVSPELDVDVLLTSVFHSMTDALNSFKLMPSALAGLQISNSGRSTSTGCSKGRAQLPTDVQVLLNGSGVVLCAK
- a CDS encoding MlaD family protein, producing the protein MREVRQRRFGDRVKNAWSSDALLGVGVIVVVVAILATLGIFYLRPANQKTIAFETTDASAITTGQDVRVAGISVGKVSDVTLEPNRVKVSMRVDESTAVGDQSRVEVRMLTPVGGYAITLIPMGTQASAGVIPADRVAVPYSIGDVLQSAPTVTDQVDATDVNANLEQVASALQSNSTSLRSIVEGMNAVTGVFDRQRAQMHRVAALASEYLQNFNANREFVFDLIRKIDIVVTTYNNNAAGFNYTYYLLGMILSRVMPFEKFYLKHSDLVRTNIYAIRDAITEMQKHMGPALDNLLAMRDQLAKWLTPNGIREIGGGTILASDVCVPIPGRRC
- a CDS encoding MlaD family protein, whose protein sequence is MGTHKMSRRSLAAIGAVVVVAIGATLGLGISRAADRTGGAGTGGDGFCAEMTDAIGLYVGNPVTQMGMPVGEVTGIRSAGDHVQVTFDLRSGRDYPADVQAVTRSKSLLADRTLELVGNYSGGTTLRSGECIAGSRTHTPKSISEITGSASDFIKNLTKSGTDDVGGTINGLDKALAGTAPDAENVFRHAAAASKNPDQFIADIGASIANMAPLTDNALRQWPQIMSILNQMPDVASLGTELFASVSKFDRGVGWTVATIYDIQRNYGSILWPLMHGPVTDLITLAAARAPDLQKLYGMVPSIATALRQQENAAGGLSLPYKAPGVSVSAAQCRALGAACSAEGRTGSVNLLNLILQKAATR
- a CDS encoding MlaD family protein, coding for MRTTLRTWLCLLALLPVLLVSGCAFGPNDLPSVRAGVSQDFDVTLQFDSVLNLPAGADAMMNGLRVGQVRSTAVTDDGVDVKVGLTQDARVPADTTAIIRQNTLLGDTYLALTPEARDTGQSGYLAEGSVVPKSRTTSPPQLEDTIAVLAYFVNGGSIQKVQDTMATLNKTLPQLKDVRKMASTVSADLDDLADSTSEIDRLLVGLDRTSTSFTDRKDQIAAVFGEQGADFWTRVSKSVVGHISTLLPSVGSIFVGGLWLIPMLTSVAETTEAGRGMWDKGPATAARLSDFLRTTILPFAEKPSVNVTSVQNRDGDQLVGDATTVLRMLGAVR